tattttattagataaATCATCAgttccagaaatttttttgataaagtcGACGTGTTTTGGAGAAATGGCTGAAGAACGATcagaaaataacaaaaatttgtgtgcCATTTTGAGtggaattaataaattttcaattgatttttacaAAGTAAGCAAGCAAATTtagacaattttttcaaatttcatactaatgatttttaaaaatttattatgcagACAATATCCGATTATGAAAAAGATAATCTCATTTATTCGCCATTAAGTATTGGAATCGTTTTATCTATGGCAGCTTTTGGAGCTCGTGAGATGACtgaacaagaaataaaatctgGTTTACATCTGCATCAAGATAATGAAGTCAATAAAAACGGTTTTCAATCGCTCATTGATACTTTCAATGTAagttgatatatttaaaaaataaaatatgagtataataaataataataaatttataattttttgaataaaacagAAAATCGAAAAGGTTAAATTCCAATTAACCCAGACAATTTTTACCATTGATGGTTTTGAAGTAAAACATGAGttcaaaaatatcataaaaaatatattcggaTCCACGACAAaaagtattaactttaaacaTTCCGCAGAAgcatgtaaaataataaataaatggtgCGCAAAACAGACTAATGACTGTATTGAAGAGATTGTTGAATCTCGTAGGttattgacatatataattttgatgattatatttatatttcaatttgattttattattaataaatgacaTAATATTTGGGATTTATGCAGATGACTTAGATAACGCAATAATGGTTTTGGCAAGTGTAGTTTATTTTAGTGGCCCGTGgctatttaaatttgattcaGAAAATACTCGCCCAAGACCATTTCATATTGATGGAAAAACTACAATAAATGTTGATGCAATGTATCAACTAAATTCATTCAACTATGGACCTCTGCCTGACATAGATGCAGTTTATATCGAGCTTCCTTATGAggtaaaaaaaaccaaaaaatttagtctattaataaaaaaaatttaattaatattgatgtatatatattttgaattactaGAAAACAAATAGAGATGACGCTACAAgtatgtttataattttacctaaTGAAATAAGCGATCTGAGTAGAGTTAAGGAATCACTTGCtgacataaatttcaaatcactTGAAAACAATCAAATAAAAACGGAAATATACTTGCATATGCCCAAGTTTAAAGTTCAAAGTACACTCAAGCTTGAGCCGTTTCTTGAAAAAATGGGAATGACTAATATGTTTCGAGACAATGCTAATTTTACTGGTATTACAGACCGTCTGCCACTTAAGATCAGTAAAGTAATCCAGAACGCTTTGATTGGAGTTAATGAACATGGAACTGAAGCTGCTACAACTGCTGGTAGTTATTTGCTAACTGACGgcgaaaattatttaatcaattttatttttgtttttctttcaatttttatttatttttttacgtgtaaaaaaaatccttgaaaaaatgtttactaTTATAAACTTCAAAATGTGACACAatgacgaaatttttttaaacgattttgGAACATTTgaaaatacaaagaaaaaaacgattaatttaattcgataatttaatgtttttatattttttttgactcgcTATTAAAagcgataaattttatcattttattttcagtgcGAAATACAGTcagaaaaaactatttttgaacattttttaaaagtagtaAATTAATCATTGATTTTTCCCTTGAATTTTCGAAGGTTCATAAAAcgttacattaaaaaaaaatcagaaaaacagttgaccctgtgggccagccctgaaactttccgctgttttcgagatCCTTGAGCTCAAATACATTATTGTCGATACGTGTTCAAGCTCTCTGAGCGCGactatactttttaatacATTAGTATTTTTGAATCCTTCAAAAATCAGGCAgaaaccaataaaattttgaaaaatttcaaatttttgtcgcgggaaattaaaaaactcgTCGGTTTCGcgttttgaagtttaaaatAGTCAacgctttttaaaaatttttttttttgacgagtaatttaaaaaaaaattaatcatttttacagCAACCAACGTGCTTTTTGAATCATCAAGGAGTTGGCACAGTACACCGATTACAGTCGACGTTAATCGtccttttgtttttgttatttatcacAGCGCTACAAATAGTATCTTATTGCAAGGACATATTAAGTCACCGTCAAactaataagaaaaataatatttattaattccaGTTGTGAAATTAATTGAggtaatataaaattataaattaaatttatgagatgctaattttaaaattaaatggctcattagaataatttaaatggttGAAAATATTACTCACTCATTTGAAgagtagtttaaaaaaataaaaaataaaaatgttatcatttttatttgcaCTCTGTagcattgaaataaaaattatgccataattcattttatcaaaaatatgttttttaaaaatttcgtaattttcatttgttttgtTCACTCAATCGTTATATCAACATCTGAATAAGTATGTTACATCTGTAtgcttttaataaaattctaataaactaaagatttatcttttttttaatcattaattaataaaaaatgtcaaatttttgtttaattttttatcaaaaatccataatttattaattttatgattaatttattgaggATATTAGTGTATAAATATCGTTTTCGGTCACGGTAACTCGTATGTACAATTTTGAACTCACAAACTTCATCATGGACTTGAGTAAGttcaaatattataatttcaaaaactgtgtgattataatttaataatttaaccgcatttatttttttagaaatttttattattttcggaGCTATTGTAGCAAACGCTATGGGAAAAATATCGCCAAGAGATCCAAAAAATGATCTTTTTGCAATTTCaagagcaataaataaattttcaatggaaTTTTATGAGGTAAATTGAAAACTCAAATTGatgtcattaaataattttgagaaatcaattaatttacggagtcatttcttattaatttagaaattattaGAGTCAGCAACAGGTAATTTTGTATGTTCACCATTAAGTGTCGCCGCTGTATTGTCAATGGCAGCTTATGGTGCTCGGGGTACTACGGAACTCGAAATGAAATCCAAATTACATTTACCAGAAGATGATATAGTCGGACAAAAGggttttaaattacttttcgAGACTTTGGACGTATGCctattaaatgaatttgaattataactCATTCGAAATAAAAcctaattttataatttttgttttttaataaatagaaaatcaagacgattgattataaatttctgCAGTACATATTTACTGACGACTATGTCAAAATAAATCCAGATATGAACAAAATGACATCTCGCTACTTCCAAACAGTTTCACAAAATGTCAATTTTGAAGATGCTAGAAAAGCagctaaaataattaatgcgtggtgtgaaaaaaatacaaacaatATGATTAAAGATATTATTCAACCTGgtaattactaaaattacaTAGAAAACAATTCAactaaatcaaaattttgatgattttactttattttgatTTCCCAAAATTATAGATGACGTTGCGGATGCGCTTTTGGTTCTCGTAAATGCAATTTACTTCAAAGGACATTGGAAGTCACAATTCAAACCTGAAAACACGAGTCTCCAACCATTTTTCGTTGATAAACAAACTTCTAAACCTGCGCATATGATGAGTGACAAGAACGAATATAATTTTGGACTGATATCTAATTCAAATGATCTTTATATTGAGCTCCCCTATGAGGTAAAGTCTCTTTCATAAATTACTCAAATTTCAagcaaataaaacaaaatactaGTGAAATACTAAACTTTTCTACAGACTAATGATCCCAACAGTTCGGTGAGTATGTTTGTCATGCTCCCGTTTGAAGATAATTTTGAAACCAGTCTTCAAGAGATGAACTTCAAAGAAATGcatgacgaaaaaaatatagacaaATTGGAACTGATCATGCCTAAATTAAAACTTACAAGTACACTTGATCTTCAGCCTACTTTAGAAAAAATGGGAATGCGCGAAATGTTTACAGATCGTGCTAATTTTAGCGCTATTAGCGATCTACcactaaaaattactaaaattaaacAGAAAGCTTTCATTGAAGTGAACGAAGAAGGAACGAAAGCCGCAGCTTCTACAggtaatttttgaagaaaaaacaaaatggaaTTTATTCGAGTTTTGATTCCGGTCGTTTACTAAAACTCcgttctttatatttttatttctagcGATGGTTGGGAAGTTAAAAAGCGCAGGTTTATTACGATTAGTTGTTAATAAACCATTTAATTGGGTGATTGTCCATATAGAGACAAATACAATACTTTTCGCAGGCCACGTCAGAGATCCAACTtattaaactacttaattataAGCTTTAATTAGAATATTATAAATAGCAAATACTATTTATGTTTGTAGTAAAGATTGtaaatttagtaataataattactgtaaaaagaataataaaaaaaattttgagatgttgataaacagaaaatttgaagtttgtataataaagttatttgATGTTATGGAAGAGTAAACAAATCTATTAAAATAgagttaataaaaatctaaaaacaaCATATGTGAGAATTACCCACGTGACATTACGTCGTATGCGCAATAATACAGCTGTGTGGGTTGTTCTCTGTACGCATAGATGCCAATTCGCAGTCGACTCAGCATTTGCTTAGCagctaatttataaaatgtcttcGGAAAATAAAGCGTTACATACCGTTGCTTCTAGCATTACTAAATTTTCAACGGAATTTTACAAGGTttgctattttattttaattcaccacccatacaaataaataaaagtgttaataaaaaattattattatttttgctgaatattttttttaggcgttagcggaaaatgaaaaatcaaacTTTATCTGTTCGCCGATCAGTGTATCGATGGTATTATCTATGGTTACTTATGGAGCT
This genomic interval from Microplitis mediator isolate UGA2020A chromosome 2, iyMicMedi2.1, whole genome shotgun sequence contains the following:
- the LOC130663230 gene encoding uncharacterized protein LOC130663230, which codes for MDQHKSSVPEIFLIKSTCFGEMAEERSENNKNLCAILSGINKFSIDFYKTISDYEKDNLIYSPLSIGIVLSMAAFGAREMTEQEIKSGLHLHQDNEVNKNGFQSLIDTFNKIEKVKFQLTQTIFTIDGFEVKHEFKNIIKNIFGSTTKSINFKHSAEACKIINKWCAKQTNDCIEEIVESHDLDNAIMVLASVVYFSGPWLFKFDSENTRPRPFHIDGKTTINVDAMYQLNSFNYGPLPDIDAVYIELPYEKTNRDDATSMFIILPNEISDLSRVKESLADINFKSLENNQIKTEIYLHMPKFKVQSTLKLEPFLEKMGMTNMFRDNANFTGITDRLPLKISKVIQNALIGVNEHGTEAATTAATNVLFESSRSWHSTPITVDVNRPFVFVIYHSATNSILLQGHIKSPSNNNLTAFIFLEIFIIFGAIVANAMGKISPRDPKNDLFAISRAINKFSMEFYEKLLESATGNFVCSPLSVAAVLSMAAYGARGTTELEMKSKLHLPEDDIVGQKGFKLLFETLDKIKTIDYKFLQYIFTDDYVKINPDMNKMTSRYFQTVSQNVNFEDARKAAKIINAWCEKNTNNMIKDIIQPDDVADALLVLVNAIYFKGHWKSQFKPENTSLQPFFVDKQTSKPAHMMSDKNEYNFGLISNSNDLYIELPYETNDPNSSVSMFVMLPFEDNFETSLQEMNFKEMHDEKNIDKLELIMPKLKLTSTLDLQPTLEKMGMREMFTDRANFSAISDLPLKITKIKQKAFIEVNEEGTKAAASTAMVGKLKSAGLLRLVVNKPFNWVIVHIETNTILFAGHVRDPTY